In Cydia splendana chromosome 26, ilCydSple1.2, whole genome shotgun sequence, the following are encoded in one genomic region:
- the LOC134803596 gene encoding uncharacterized protein LOC134803596 yields MAMENTTEELNKTVNDALEMVARWGMKHKLRFAPHKTQATIITRKLKYATPSFRMMSTQIALDNKLKLLGLTIDENLGFGLHLENASIKALNLYKVVSRMAKTRWGLNSEILKTIYYTVIEPTMLYAAGAWGNVACRVYARKKLDRITRVFGIKIAKAHRTVSTVSAAILAGIIPLDLRLQEQLELYEVKRGKPLPEIPEGKLQSRVHPSSLPHPATRSRPTFGFINTEEDINVGPSQIDTWRCYTDGSKIQGRVGGALTWWSGGEERDCKSFRLADHCSVYQAEMMALYQATKMAKDMGYRTAIYSDSRSSLQAVSDPSSQNPIAVEIRANLEEASSWGNPISLFWIKAHAGLAGNERADELAKAAALDLGNAPVYSRFPLSFAKRSIRARTIERWQSRYQETDRASGTKLFFKDVRAAKKIIERLGNRNTVAQLLTGHGGFKQYLHKYKLRDDPHCSCDGQTVETITHIITECPRFGLERYNCECEIGTNIMEDNFVRLLEDDRARKQFVAFAENVIRRAARQNGATAV; encoded by the coding sequence ATGGCTATGgaaaacacgaccgaagaaCTTAACAAAACAGTCAACGACGCGCTAGAAATGGTCGCAAGATGGGGCATGAAACATAAGCTTCGGTTTGCCCCACATAAGACACAAGCGACCATAATAACTCGCAAACTCAAATACGCCACGCCATCGTTCCGAATGATGTCGACACAAATTGCCCTGGACAACAAGCTGAAGCTTCTGGGCCTAACAATCGACGAAAATCTGGGGTTCGGACTCCACCTGGAAAATGCTTCCATCAAGGCGCTCAACCTATATAAGGTGGTGAGCAGAATGGCTAAAACTCGGTGGGGACTAAATTCAGAGATCCTAAAGACTATATACTACACGGTGATTGAGCCTACGATGCTCTACGCTGCCGGAGCCTGGGGGAATGTTGCGTGCAGGGTATATGCCAGGAAAAAACTAGATAGGATCACCAGAGTATTCGGCATTAAAATTGCCAAAGCCCACCGCACAGTATCCACTGTATCGGCAGCAATCCTGGCAGGGATAATCCCACTGGACCTCAGGCTGCAGGAGCAACTGGAGCTCTATGAGGTGAAGAGAGGGAAGCCTCTCCCGGAGATACCGGAAGGGAAACTGCAGTCTAGGGTCCATCCGTCGAGCCTCCCGCATCCGGCTACGAGGAGCCGACCTACCTTTGGCTTCATAAACACAGAGGAGGACATAAATGTAGGGCCGTCCCAAATAGACACTTGGAGGTGCTACACGGATGGTAGCAAAATCCAAGGGAGGGTTGGGGGAGCACTCACTTGGTGGTCCGGGGGTGAGGAACGGGACTGCAAGAGTTTTAGGCTGGCGGACCACTGCTCGGTGTACCAGGCGGAGATGATGGCGCTGTATCAAGCCACAAAAATGGCGAAGGATATGGGCTACCGAACGGCTATCTACAGCGACTCCAGATCCTCCCTCCAGGCGGTTAGCGACCCAAGCTCCCAAAACCCCATTGCCGTTGAAATCAGGGCTAATCTAGAGGAGGCCTCATCTTGGGGAAACCCGATAAGCCTATTTTGGATAAAGGCACACGCTGGCCTAGCGGGTAACGAGAGGGCGGACGAACTGGCCAAGGCGGCGGCCCTTGACCTGGGGAACGCTCCGGTCTACAGCAGGTTCCCTCTCTCTTTCGCAAAAAGATCAATACGAGCCAGAActatcgaaagatggcaaaGCCGATACCAGGAAACCGACAGAGCCTCGGGCACGAAGTTATTTTTCAAGGACGTCCGAGCAGCGAAGAAAATAATAGAAAGACTGGGAAACAGGAATACAGTAGCTCAGCTACTGACAGGACATGGGGGCTTCAAGCAATATCTCCATAAGTACAAGCTGAGAGACGACCCCCATTGCTCCTGTGACGGGCAGACTGTGGAAACTATAACCCACATAATCACAGAATGCCCAAGGTTTGGCCTGGAGCGGTATAACTGTGAATGCGAGATAGGGACCAACATCATGGAAGACAACTTTGTGAGGCTGCTGGAGGATGACAGGGCCCGAAAACAGTTCGTTGCCTTCGCAGAAAATGTGATAAGGAGAGCGGCGAGACAAAACGGCGCCACGGCAGTTTAA